A single region of the Pseudomonas sp. GGS8 genome encodes:
- a CDS encoding IS3 family transposase, which translates to MRKSYSSEFKLKAASMVLDEGQSVPEVCASLDIGPTALRRWVDQVRKERLGSTPEGAKAITADQREIQQLKALLRQKDLDIEILKKASALLLLDSKDHSR; encoded by the coding sequence ATGCGTAAATCTTATTCCAGTGAATTCAAGCTCAAGGCCGCCAGCATGGTGCTGGACGAGGGCCAGTCAGTTCCCGAAGTCTGTGCCAGTCTGGATATTGGCCCTACCGCCTTGCGCCGTTGGGTCGACCAGGTTCGCAAAGAGCGCTTGGGTTCGACCCCGGAGGGGGCTAAGGCAATTACCGCCGATCAGCGAGAGATTCAGCAGCTCAAAGCGTTGCTCAGGCAAAAAGACCTGGACATTGAAATCCTAAAAAAGGCCAGTGCTCTCCTGCTTTTGGACTCCAAAGATCATTCTCGTTGA